From the genome of Triticum aestivum cultivar Chinese Spring chromosome 3B, IWGSC CS RefSeq v2.1, whole genome shotgun sequence, one region includes:
- the LOC123070394 gene encoding uncharacterized protein → MEPVHYPAVATAAEELSPMATGSVDGQICAADGAVAAEGDDEPQASEKSIGQVDPKTPGWTRRVRIGAAAPGRAPCPGRTSALEKAIRGFGDKPGSIVIVPALGTSFDALGEAYDFYNLCSWEKGFGIRYGKSRLNVERTKCMQEIVCGCAGKPGVENTRSCRCECPTLIRLLRTKDNAETWWSNCDRTM, encoded by the exons ATGGAGCCGGTGCATTACCCAGCGGTTGCGACAGCAGCGGAGGAGCTGTCCCCAATGGCCACTGGAAGCGTTGACGGGCAGATCTGTGCGGCGGATGGGGCAGTTGCGGCGGAGGGGGATGATGAACCGCAGGCATCTGAGAAATCTATTGGCCAGGTTGATCCAAAAACACCTGGCTGGACTCGCAG GGTTAGAATTGGAGCTGCTGCTCCTGGCAGGGCGCCTTGCCCTGGGCGAACCAGTGCCCTTGAGAAGGCAATTCGGGGGTTTGGTGACAAGCCGGGGAGCATTGTAATTGTACCAGCACTGGGCACAAGCTTTGATGCACTCGGGGAGGCCTATGATTTCTACAATCTCTGCTCGTGGGAGAAGGGATTTGGTATAAGATATGGGAAGAGTAGGCTGAATGTGGAGAGAACAAAATGCATGCAGGAAATTGTTTGCGGATGTGCG GGTAAACCGGGTGTGGAAAACACAAGATCATGCCGATGTGAATGCCCGACATTAATAAGACTGCTTCGCACAAAGGACAATG CAGAGACTTGGTGGAGCAATTGCGACAGAACAATGTGA
- the LOC123070395 gene encoding nucleobase-ascorbate transporter LPE1: MSPVKAEDLVPHPCREQFAELDYCITSPPPWITTVVVAFQHYLVMLGTTVIIATILVPIMGGGHEEKAIVIQTILFLAGINTLLQVHFGTRLPAVMGGSFTYIYAAVAIIISPRYILFIGAPFERFVYTMRSLQGVLIIAGVFQAVIGFFGIWRVFIRFLSPLAAVPFVTLSALGLFYFAFPGVAKCIEIGLPTLVLLLIFSEYASHYFAKGSFVFGRCAVLVTVIIVWIFAEILTAAGAYDERNPVAQFSCRTDRSGLIHAAPWVRFPYPFQWGYPIFCAQDCFAMMAASFASLIESTGTLIAVSRYAGATFVPPSVFARGIGWQGISIILDGMCGTLTGTAASVENCGLLALTRVGSRRVIKISALFMIFFSLFGKFGAILASIPLPIFSALYCVLFAYSAAAGLCFLQYCNLNTRRSKFILGISLFLGLSIPQYFREFETFYGFGPAHTRSLAFNVIVNVIFSSPATVAAILAYLLDCTHLYWEPHVRRDRGWLWLEKFKSYRHDGRSEEFYALPYGMSRYFPSL, translated from the exons ATGTCGCCcgtcaaggccgaggacctggtgCCGCACCCCTGCAGAGAGCAGTTCGCCGAGCTCGACTACTGCATCACCAGCCCGCCGCCATGGA TCACCACGGTGGTCGTCGCGTTCCAGCACTACCTGGTCATGCTCGGCACCACCGTCAtcatcgccaccatcctcgtccCCATCATGGGCGGCGGCCAT GAGGAGAAGGCGATCGTGATCCAGACCATCCTCTTCCTCGCCGGGATCAACACGCTCCTGCAGGTGCACTTCGGCACGCGGCTCCCCGCCGTCATGGGCGGCTCCTTCACCTACATctacgccgccgtggccatcatcatcagcccaagataCATCCTCTTCATCGGCGCCCCTTTCGAG AGGTTCGTGTACACCATGCGGTCGCTCCAGGGCGTGCTCATCATCGCCGGCGTCTTCCAGGCCGTCATCGGCTTCTTCGGCATATGGAGGGTCTTCATAAG GTTCCTGAGCCCCCTCGCCGCTGTCCCCTTCGTCACGCTCTCCGCGCTCGGGCTCTTCTACTTCGCCTTCCCAGGG GTCGCCAAATGCATCGAGATCGGTCTCCCGACGCTCGTTCTGCTCCTAATATTCTCAGAG TACGCGTCCCATTACTTTGCCAAAGGGAGCTTCGTGTTCGGCCGGTGCGCGGTGCTGGTGACGGTGATCATCGTGTGGATCTTCGCCGAGATACTGACGGCGGCCGGCGCCTACGACGAGAGGAACCCCGTGGCGCAGTTCAGCTGCCGCACCGACCGCTCCGGCCTCATCCACGCCGCGCCCTG GGTCAGGTTCCCTTACCCGTTCCAGTGGGGATACCCCATCTTCTGCGCGCAGGACTGCTTCGCCATGATGGCCGCTTCCTTCGCGTCCCTTATTGAG TCTACCGGCACCCTAATTGCAGTGTCAAGATACGCAGGCGCGACATTCGTCCCGCCTTCTGTTTTCGCTCGTGGAATTGGCTGGCAG GGTATATCTATCATACTAGATGGGATGTGCGGCACGTTGACAGGCACAGCAGCTTCAGT tgaGAACTGCGGTCTACTGGCCTTGACGCGAGTTGGAAGCAGACGAGTCATCAAGATTTCCGCTTTGTTCATGATCTTCTTCTCGCTGTTTG GAAAATTTGGAGCAATTCTTGCATCTATTCCATTGCCGATTTTCTCTGCACTTTACTGTGTTCTCTTTGCTTATTCAG CTGCTGCAGGCCTCTGCTTCCTTCAATACTGCAACCTTAACACCCGAAGAAGCAAGTTTATACTCGGCATCTCCTTGTTCCTGGGGCTATCCATACCACAGTACTTCCGGGAGTTTGAGACATTCTACGGCTTTGGACCAGCTCACACACGTTCACTGGCG TTCAATGTCATTGTCAACGTGATATTCTCCTCGCCCGCGACTGTTGCTGCCATACTTGCCTACCTTCTCGATTGCACGCACCTCTACTGGGAACCCCATGTGAGGAGGGACAGGGGCTGGCTGTGGTTGGAGAAATTCAAGTCCTACAGGCATGATGGCAGAAGCGAGGAGTTCTACGCTCTACCATATGGTATGAGCAGGTACTTCCCCTCGCTCTAG